From Helicoverpa zea isolate HzStark_Cry1AcR chromosome 23, ilHelZeax1.1, whole genome shotgun sequence, one genomic window encodes:
- the LOC124641791 gene encoding homeobox protein MOX-2: MENYEQHNEVSTSYNNNNLKHNYNECNKDFYQFVDVTYLDKEKQLENKDYYDHKNFRVKLEEGQINQNLTTPFSVKDILNINQPNYSYDRNEAWKYNERDRRSYEYEHMYQGQGYCPPDYLTQVYQNIPVPANIEPYWNQEAYHDHKIDEYYNYNPYCHNLYHQNYDQYSEVLSVPHASTEPAMRVETDEQESLSMTNSLTGPKRVGSEKSICTQFSTELLDKSSVLCRKNTKTPTHDTKPERKDKSAKRKPRILFSQTQVHALEVRFRNQRYLTAPEREQLAVTLNLSPTQVKIWFQNRRYKSKRIKSPEVSTSTDAKPSKGLNGRKMFKPETKEAQIPAPSYESYRERCDNDKSYTSDQLSSTIYFDDSLAYENQSDKYFNKQLNIDHSGATSDMQTLYSTDSMIVNDRKEMYEEPEIKKYFPLNFVC; encoded by the exons ATGGAGAATTACGAACAACACAACGAAGTGTCCACctcttacaataataataatttgaaacatAACTACAACGAATGCAATAAAGACTTCTATCAATTCGTGGACGTTACTTACTTGGATAAAGAGAAACAATTGGAAAATAAGGATTATTATGATCATAAAAACTTTCGGGTGAAGTTGGAAGAAGGACAGATCAATCAGAATTTGACGACGCCGTTTTCTGTGAAGGATATATTGAACATCAATCAGCCGAACTACAGTTATGATAGAAATGAAGCTTGGAAGTATAATGAGAGGGACCGAAGAAGCTACGAGTATGAACACATGTACCAAGGCCAGGGATATTGTCCGCCGGACTATCTCACTCAAGTTTACCAAAACATCCCCGTTCCTGCGAATATTGAGCCTTATTGGAACCAAGAAGCATACCACGACCACAAGATAGATGAGTACTACAATTACAACCCTTACTGCCATAATTTGTATCATCAGAACTATGATCAGTACAGTGAAGTTCTTAGCGTGCCTCACGCGTCAACGGAACCTGCTATGAGAGTGGAAACTGATGAACAGGAGTCGCTCTCAATGACAAATTCATTAACCGGACCAAAGAGAGTTGGCAGCGAAAAGAGCATATGCACTCAATTTTCGACGGAACTGCTGGATAAATCCTCTGTACTGTGCAGAAAAAATACAA AAACGCCAACACACGACACAAAGCCAGAACGAAAAGACAAGAGTGCCAAAAGGAAACCGCGGATCCTCTTCTCACAAACCCAAGTCCATGCCTTAGAAGTCCGCTTCAGGAACCAGCGGTACCTCACAGCACCTGAAAGAGAACAGCTAGCCGTCACCTTAAACCTGTCTCCTACACAGGTCAAGATCTGGTTTCAAAACAGGAGATACAAAAGCAAAAGGATAAAGTCACCTGAAGTATCTACGTCCACTGATGCAAAACCTAGCAAAGGTTTGAATGGAAGAAAGATGTTCAAGCCAGAGACCAAAGAAGCCCAGATACCAGCACCCAGCTATGAGTCTTATAGAGAAAGATGTGACAATGATAAGTCTTACACCAGTGACCAATTAAGCTCTACCATTTACTTCGACGATAGCCTAGCGTATGAAAACCAAAgcgacaaatattttaataaacaattgaatataGATCATTCTGGAGCAACCTCAGATATGCAAACTTTATACTCGACTGATAGTATGATAGTCAATGATCGCAAAGAAATGTATGAAGAGCCTGAAATCAAAAAGTATTTCCCACtgaattttgtttgttga